A stretch of DNA from Besnoitia besnoiti strain Bb-Ger1 chromosome II, whole genome shotgun sequence:
CAGGAACGCAGGATGGAGACCCCCGTCGTGCCGCGAATTGCAAGTGTCTCCGTTGCTGTAAGTAGACGCCCGGCGTGAAGCCGTGTCGCTGGTGGCGAAGTGTCGTGGAGGAAGGCTTTTCTTGTTTATATGGCGGGTGCCAGGTTGTGCATCGGCGCATCATGCATTTTTCGGCATGTTTTGCTGCGTTGTGGCTGACTCATCAGTTTCTGACGAACTTCTCGACCAGGCGGCCGACCACTTCGAGGCGTTTTTTTTCCGAAGTTTTTGAGGAACTAGCCAAGTATGGAGAGGTGGAGGACATGGTGGTGTGCGACAATATAGGAGATCATATTATCGGGAACGTGTACGTAAAATACACGGATGAAGAAGCAGCAAACAATGCGCTTGGTGCTCTGCAAGGAAGGTTCTATTCAGGTACGTGATACGTGTGCGGGAAAAACGCAGTGGACGGGTAGTGTTATGCAGGAAACTGCAGCTGCGGTGTTCTCCTCTTTTCGATGTGTCGTTCCCCTTGTTTTGGTGAGTGGTTTTCAGGCAAGCAGATCCACGCGGAATTCACTCCTGTGACGGACTTCCGTGAAGCTCGTTGCCGGCAGTTCGTCGATGGCCAATGCCGCAGAGGTGGGTACTGCAATTTTATGCATCTCAAACATGTTCCTCGGTCTTTGAAGAGGAAGCTCTTCAAAAAGATGTACGAAGACCATCCTGACTATGGAAGGAAAAGATCACCCGGACGCAGAAGATCACGATCCCGGCAGCGGTCTCTTTCTCCCAGGAGACAAGGAAAGAGGTAAGAGCTCAGTATATGGACTTTCCTTCAACACAGCATTTGCTGCAAGGAAATTGGGACCATGGACACGTGTCGGTGTGTTTACGATTATGTGATCCAGGCGTTCCCCGAGCATTCAAAGGCCAGAGCGTCAGACGAGCGAAGAACGGAGAGCGATGATCGCAAAATGGAACGCTGAGCGTGAAGAAGGCAATGGGTGACATCGAAGCGGCACATGGGATTATTTGTTGAGTGAACACACACTACTGATGTGAGCATTTTTTTGAAGAACAACTCGTCAATCAAGACCACGATGATACTGCTGCGGCTGTTCACACACCTGGCCCCCGCCTGGCGTCAGTCCTTCAGTTGAGGACGGGCCGCTTTGGGTCACCCAAAGCAGCCGTGTCGTGCATTGGGTGTGCCCGGCTAAGCTTGCTGGAAGCCCCTCAAGCAGTGCGTTGGTTTGCTAACACCTGCACAGCGGGCTAAACCCATTCATATTCAGCAGAAGTAACTTGGTCATGCTTTTAGAAAGGTATATGCAGGTGGTGTCGAGCCGCAGCATATCATTAGAGCCATTCCAGAAAATGCACAAGGCACTACTCCGTAGGTGCGCATTTTCTGTGTGGACCAGAACACGCAGTCGACGTAGCTGGCAATTCGCACGACTGGGGCAGAGTTGGCCACCGTCTTGAAAGTATTGATGAGGCTCAAGGTGCCAAGTTTTCAAAATCGAGCGCCTGTTTGGCACCAGATTGAGCTCCAACAGCAGCCAGCCAAGCGATATAATGTACGTAAAAGTTTTCGGCGAATGGTTCACGTCATTCGAAAAACATGATGTGGAGCGACAAGAAACAGGGAGGTGACGAGTGTCGTAGGAGTCGCGGGTGGGAAAGTTGTGTGTGGCTCGTCTGAGGGGGAGCCTGTAAAAGGGAGGGGCGGCTAGAAGGAACGCGGTGTAGATACAGGGCACACACTACATGGCAGTCATACCCAGGCTTTCTTCTGTGGCATCATCGACCTGTCGCTCTGACTTTCGCACATCTCGGAAGATCGGTTCGACATCCAGTATACCAGGTCTCAACATGCGGGAATTCCTAAGGTTACTCGGCGGAGACGACTCAGAGCACCGCTCGTCCAAAGACGCAAAGCTAATTGAACGCGACCGGAATGCGCGCACGGAAGAAACGCTCCGCCGGGGCACTGAACAAATTATCATATTTTCTCTGTGTGCATCTCTTGTACTGGCACTGGCTGCGCTGGGGTTGGTACGCAAGCTCCACTGCTAACTCCAGTCTTTCCTAGGAGAGTCATCACCACCACCGCAGGCAACATCGCAGCTTTCCTCCGTCTGCGACCGTCCTCTGACAAAATGGAACTTCGGCAATGCCGGTAATGACATCAGCTTGTCACTAAAGGCAGCGCCCGCATTTTTGCATCCACTAACGTTCAGCCATCTTTTCGCTGCTCAGtgcagcctccgcggcagcgaggtACTACGATCAGAGTGTGCTATCAGGTTGGCACAGCAAGCTTGAGATATAGCCGCCTTCTATGTACCAGAGAGTATGCAGATATTTCGAAGATTATCGACAGCGGGAACATCGCGGCTACCACATCAGGCGAAACTGACTCTCGAATAATATCCTTTGGCATTCTTGTATTGTAAGTGTGGTAACCGCGTGAGCCGGGCTGTACTTAATCTTCGCTCAATGCAGGCCAATAGTGGCTTTGATCTGGTGTATGCAAGGTAAGCGCCGGAAGCGTCGTTTGCTCTGGTGGCTCGAGCCGGATGTGGATATGCTTTTATCGTTCAGGTTATTTGGGCATACTGTTTTCACTGACTTGCAAGAGTACTGCGCCGGTTTTGTTTGCGGG
This window harbors:
- a CDS encoding putative U2 snRNP auxiliary factor (encoded by transcript BESB_036490); the protein is MAEHLARIIGTEEDRVNCPFYWKIGACRHGDQCSRSHYKPTSSPTIVLRHMYPNPPVAVAIAEGQNGKQIHAEFTPVTDFREARCRQFVDGQCRRGGYCNFMHLKHVPRSLKRKLFKKMYEDHPDYGRKRSPGRRRSRSRQRSLSPRRQGKRRSPSIQRPERQTSEERRAMIAKWNAEREEGNG